The Phycicoccus sp. M110.8 genome includes a window with the following:
- the murF gene encoding UDP-N-acetylmuramoyl-tripeptide--D-alanyl-D-alanine ligase, protein MTLAEVAEITGGRLHGIDAAAAAALVVDGPVVTDSREAGPGGLYVARVGEHADGHAFVAPAKELGAVAAMTTRPVEDLPCVVVDDIQDGLATLARAVVDRHPDLTVIGITGSSGKTSTKDLLAHVLSQAAPTVAPVGSLNSEVGVPLTVFRVTPDTRYLVAEMGARGRGHIRYLTTIAPPRIGLELNVGSAHVGEFGSREAIAVAKAELVEALPTDGVAVLNADDTAVRAMAAKTQARVVLVGTAADAEVRADDVTLDAQGRPSFRLTTPQGTADVTLQLHGEHHVANALSAVAAALACGLDLDSTVRALATATAASRWRMEVTERPDGVTVVNDAYNANPESMRAALKALVAMSRADDGTPRRTWAVLGSMLELGEESTTEHDAIGRLAVRLNISRLVVVGETARPMATGAQHEGSWGQEAVWVPDADAAYDLLAETLAPGDVVLFKSSRDAGLRWLGDKVAGDAGPTAGAGGTEEDAT, encoded by the coding sequence ATGACCCTCGCCGAGGTCGCCGAGATCACCGGCGGCAGGCTCCACGGCATCGACGCCGCCGCGGCCGCCGCCCTCGTGGTCGACGGGCCCGTCGTCACCGACTCCAGGGAGGCGGGCCCGGGAGGGCTCTACGTCGCCCGGGTCGGCGAGCACGCCGACGGCCACGCCTTCGTCGCCCCCGCCAAGGAGCTGGGGGCGGTGGCGGCGATGACCACGCGCCCGGTCGAGGACCTGCCCTGCGTCGTCGTCGACGACATCCAGGACGGCCTCGCCACCCTGGCGCGAGCGGTCGTCGACCGGCACCCGGACCTGACCGTCATCGGCATCACCGGGTCGTCCGGCAAGACCTCGACCAAGGACCTGCTGGCCCACGTCCTGTCGCAGGCCGCGCCCACCGTCGCTCCGGTGGGCTCGCTCAACTCCGAGGTGGGGGTGCCCCTCACCGTCTTCCGCGTCACGCCCGACACGCGCTACCTCGTCGCCGAGATGGGCGCGCGCGGGAGGGGCCACATCCGCTACCTCACGACCATCGCGCCGCCCCGGATCGGGCTCGAGCTCAACGTCGGGTCCGCCCACGTGGGCGAGTTCGGCTCCCGCGAGGCGATCGCCGTCGCCAAGGCCGAGCTCGTCGAGGCCCTGCCCACCGACGGCGTGGCCGTCCTCAACGCCGACGACACCGCGGTGCGCGCGATGGCAGCCAAGACGCAGGCCCGGGTCGTGCTGGTCGGCACCGCCGCCGACGCCGAGGTCCGCGCCGACGACGTCACCCTCGACGCCCAGGGACGCCCGTCGTTCCGGCTCACGACGCCGCAGGGGACGGCCGACGTCACCCTGCAGCTGCACGGCGAGCACCACGTCGCCAACGCCCTCTCGGCGGTCGCCGCGGCCCTGGCCTGCGGCCTCGACCTCGACTCGACGGTGAGGGCGCTGGCCACGGCCACGGCCGCCTCGCGGTGGCGGATGGAGGTCACCGAACGCCCCGACGGCGTCACGGTCGTCAACGACGCCTACAACGCCAACCCCGAGTCGATGCGGGCCGCGCTCAAGGCCCTCGTGGCGATGAGCCGCGCCGACGACGGCACCCCGCGGCGCACCTGGGCCGTCCTCGGCTCGATGCTCGAGCTCGGCGAGGAGTCGACCACCGAGCACGACGCCATCGGGCGGCTCGCCGTCCGCCTCAACATCAGCCGCCTCGTCGTCGTCGGCGAGACCGCCCGGCCCATGGCCACCGGCGCCCAGCACGAGGGCTCGTGGGGCCAGGAGGCCGTGTGGGTCCCCGATGCCGACGCCGCCTACGATCTGCTTGCCGAGACACTCGCCCCGGGAGACGTCGTGTTGTTCAAGTCCAGCCGCGACGCCGGGCTACGGTGGCTCGGGGACAAGGTGGCCGGCGACGCCGGACCCACGGCCGGAGCCGGCGGCACCGAGGAGGACGCGACGTGA
- a CDS encoding UDP-N-acetylmuramoyl-L-alanyl-D-glutamate--2,6-diaminopimelate ligase, with protein MSFPRPASPHATPLSTLATLVGGTLVGADTPVTGVTLDSREVCEGDLYAALPGATAHGASYATGAAELGAVAVLTDRAGAQVLDDAGVPLPRVVVEQPRSVVGAVASRVFGTTELPLTMYGITGTNGKTTTAYLLSSALRALGRRTGLIGTVETRIGDERIRSVRTTPEAPVLHALLAVMAERELDDCVMEVSSHALAQHRVDGVVYDLALFTNLSQDHLDFHPTMRDYFLAKASLFTPERARRGLVCVDDEWGRELAATAGVPVTTLTSLPDVEADWRLTVEPGDAARFELGDGTTTLRLRSALPGDFNRVNTAMAALALVLRGTSVAQVEEAMAQDPHVPGRMEPVTPTGAGPGTSDAGLPLVVVDYAHTPDAVAAALAALRASTRGALVVVLGAGGDRDRGKREAMGRAAAEGADIVLVTDDNPRSEDPAEIRRAVLEGAQAAGTPAELHDVAGRAEAIRRAVRAGRDAGPGSVVAVVGKGHETGQEVAGTVHPFDDRDVARAALDELTRAGETA; from the coding sequence GTGTCTTTCCCCCGCCCGGCGTCCCCGCACGCGACCCCGCTGTCGACGCTGGCGACCCTCGTCGGCGGCACCCTCGTGGGCGCCGACACCCCTGTCACGGGGGTGACCCTCGACTCGCGCGAGGTGTGCGAGGGCGACCTCTACGCCGCCCTCCCGGGTGCGACGGCCCACGGTGCGTCGTATGCCACGGGCGCGGCCGAGCTGGGGGCCGTGGCGGTCCTCACGGACCGGGCGGGCGCGCAGGTCCTCGACGACGCCGGAGTCCCGCTGCCCCGCGTCGTCGTGGAGCAGCCGCGCTCGGTCGTCGGGGCCGTCGCCTCGCGGGTCTTCGGCACCACCGAGCTGCCCCTGACCATGTACGGCATCACGGGGACCAACGGCAAGACCACGACGGCATACCTCCTCAGCTCGGCGCTGCGCGCCCTCGGCAGGCGCACCGGGCTCATCGGCACCGTCGAGACGCGGATCGGCGACGAGCGCATCCGCTCGGTGCGCACGACCCCCGAGGCCCCGGTGCTCCACGCCCTGCTCGCGGTCATGGCCGAGCGCGAGCTGGACGACTGTGTCATGGAGGTCTCGAGCCACGCGCTGGCCCAGCACCGCGTGGACGGCGTCGTCTACGACCTCGCCCTCTTCACGAACCTGTCGCAGGACCACCTCGACTTCCACCCGACGATGCGCGACTACTTCCTCGCGAAGGCCTCGCTCTTCACGCCTGAGCGGGCTCGCCGCGGGCTGGTCTGCGTCGACGACGAGTGGGGCCGCGAGCTGGCGGCGACCGCCGGCGTGCCCGTGACGACCCTGACCTCGCTGCCCGACGTCGAGGCCGACTGGCGGCTCACGGTCGAGCCCGGCGACGCCGCCCGGTTCGAGCTCGGCGACGGCACCACCACCCTGCGGCTGCGCTCGGCGCTGCCCGGCGACTTCAACCGTGTCAACACCGCGATGGCCGCCCTGGCCCTGGTCCTGCGTGGCACGTCCGTGGCGCAGGTCGAGGAGGCCATGGCGCAGGACCCGCACGTGCCGGGCCGCATGGAGCCGGTCACCCCGACCGGCGCCGGCCCTGGAACCTCGGACGCCGGGCTGCCGCTCGTGGTGGTCGACTACGCGCACACCCCGGACGCCGTCGCGGCGGCGCTGGCGGCCCTGCGCGCCTCCACCCGGGGTGCGCTGGTGGTCGTGCTCGGGGCCGGGGGAGACCGCGACCGGGGCAAGCGCGAGGCGATGGGCCGGGCCGCCGCCGAGGGGGCGGACATCGTCCTGGTCACCGACGACAACCCGCGCTCGGAGGACCCGGCCGAGATCCGCCGCGCCGTCCTCGAGGGCGCACAGGCGGCAGGGACCCCGGCCGAGCTGCACGACGTGGCCGGCCGGGCCGAGGCGATCCGGCGGGCGGTGCGCGCAGGCCGCGACGCGGGGCCGGGCAGCGTGGTGGCGGTGGTCGGCAAGGGACACGAGACGGGACAGGAGGTCGCTGGGACGGTGCACCCCTTCGACGACAGGGACGTGGCGCGTGCCGCCCTCGACGAGCTGACCCGGGCGGGGGAGACCGCGTGA
- a CDS encoding penicillin-binding protein 2, translated as MRTMTVAVLFVFSIFGAQLLRLQGFDAAGVSQTAESKRMGTIVYPAMRGSILDRNGTVLASSIERRTVTVDQTAVPQYTKSVGGVRTKVGVAGAAQDLSPLLGIAVPELTKMLTGDARYRVLQKNVTPLNWRRISELGVNGIYSEPTSERNYPTSTAAASLVGFVRADGTAGGGLEVLMDKELKGKAGKTIFEQSQDGRPIPNARQETIPAVPGRDVRLTIDSDLQWYAQNTVAQKVQETKALSGTVVVENAKTGELLAVASYPTFDPNQPGQSSDNWTNKAWSEVYEPGSTGKVMAAAAALQEGVVTPSTVVEVPNRLPRAGTRFKDSHDHPTEYLTFAGVLAQSSNIGTILATEKVGAAKTYSYFRKFGLGATSGMDFPGEGPGLLTNYKDWSGSQRYTVLFGQGLAVNALQAAGVFQTIANDGVRIPPRIVAGVSDGHGGFTPAARPDPVTVVSPKVAKQVRDMLEGVVGKEGTAPEAKIDGYRVAGKTGTADRYDSRTGGYSGKTASFIGFAPADDPQIVVAVTLQRPIKGYFGGAVAGPVFHDVMTYALQELQIPPTGTKSPVAVIRPKETPSPSDPTVIRDHGSSGSGP; from the coding sequence ATGCGCACGATGACGGTGGCCGTGCTGTTCGTCTTCAGCATCTTCGGCGCCCAGCTGCTGCGGCTGCAGGGCTTCGACGCAGCCGGCGTCTCCCAGACCGCCGAGTCCAAGCGGATGGGCACGATCGTCTACCCGGCCATGCGCGGCTCGATCCTCGACCGCAACGGCACCGTCCTCGCCTCCAGCATCGAGCGGCGCACCGTGACGGTCGACCAGACGGCCGTCCCGCAGTACACGAAGTCGGTCGGCGGGGTGCGCACCAAGGTCGGCGTCGCCGGTGCCGCGCAGGACCTCTCGCCGCTGCTGGGCATCGCCGTCCCCGAGCTGACGAAGATGCTCACCGGTGACGCGCGGTACCGCGTCCTGCAGAAGAACGTCACCCCGCTGAACTGGCGCAGGATCTCCGAGCTCGGCGTCAACGGCATCTACTCCGAGCCCACCAGCGAGCGGAACTACCCGACCTCGACCGCCGCGGCCTCGCTCGTCGGCTTCGTGCGCGCCGACGGCACCGCTGGTGGCGGCCTCGAGGTGCTCATGGACAAGGAGCTCAAGGGCAAGGCCGGCAAGACGATCTTCGAGCAGAGCCAGGACGGCCGGCCGATCCCGAACGCGCGGCAGGAGACGATCCCGGCGGTCCCGGGCAGGGACGTCCGGCTCACCATCGACTCGGACCTGCAGTGGTACGCCCAGAACACGGTGGCGCAGAAGGTCCAGGAGACCAAGGCGCTGTCGGGCACGGTCGTCGTCGAGAACGCGAAGACCGGCGAGCTGCTGGCCGTGGCGTCCTACCCCACGTTCGACCCGAACCAGCCCGGCCAGTCCAGCGACAACTGGACCAACAAGGCGTGGAGCGAGGTGTACGAGCCGGGGTCGACCGGCAAGGTCATGGCCGCTGCCGCCGCCCTGCAGGAGGGCGTGGTCACCCCGTCGACCGTCGTCGAGGTCCCCAACCGCCTCCCGCGCGCCGGGACGCGGTTCAAGGACAGCCACGACCACCCGACCGAGTACCTCACCTTCGCCGGGGTGCTGGCCCAGTCGAGCAACATCGGCACCATCCTGGCGACCGAGAAGGTCGGGGCGGCCAAGACCTACAGCTACTTCCGCAAGTTCGGACTTGGCGCCACGTCGGGCATGGACTTCCCCGGCGAGGGCCCGGGCCTGCTCACCAACTACAAGGACTGGAGCGGATCGCAGCGTTACACCGTGCTGTTCGGGCAGGGCCTGGCCGTCAACGCCCTCCAGGCGGCGGGCGTCTTCCAGACGATCGCGAACGACGGCGTGCGGATCCCGCCGCGCATCGTGGCCGGCGTCAGCGACGGGCACGGCGGCTTCACCCCGGCGGCCCGTCCCGACCCCGTGACGGTGGTCTCGCCCAAGGTCGCCAAGCAGGTGCGCGACATGCTCGAGGGCGTCGTCGGCAAGGAGGGGACGGCGCCCGAGGCCAAGATCGACGGGTACCGCGTCGCCGGCAAGACGGGCACCGCCGACCGCTACGACTCCCGCACCGGCGGCTACTCGGGCAAGACGGCGAGCTTCATCGGGTTCGCCCCGGCCGACGACCCGCAGATCGTCGTGGCGGTGACGCTCCAGCGCCCCATCAAGGGCTACTTCGGCGGTGCCGTGGCCGGCCCGGTCTTCCACGACGTCATGACGTACGCGCTGCAGGAGCTGCAGATCCCCCCGACCGGCACCAAGTCCCCGGTCGCGGTCATCCGGCCCAAGGAGACCCCGTCGCCCAGCGACCCCACCGTCATCCGCGACCACGGCTCCTCTGGCTCCGGCCCCTGA
- the rsmH gene encoding 16S rRNA (cytosine(1402)-N(4))-methyltransferase RsmH, with protein MNARGAAADRHVPVLRDRIVELLAPALQEPGAVYVDGTLGMGGHAEAILQHCPQARVVGIDRDTEALELAAERLAPYADRTTFVHAVYDDVDTALRDLGIDEARAMLFDLGVSSLQLDEADRGFAYAQDAPLDMRMDQTTGITAADVLNTYDASDLERVLREYGEERFARKIAGAVVREREAQPFDRSARLVELLKKVVPAASQKSGGHPGKRTFQALRIEVNAELSVWARALPRAIDALAVGGRIAVLSYHSLEDRITKRVLAEGARSSAPAGLPVELPEHAAYLRLLTRGAEEASAQEQADNPRSASVRLRAAERTRPTPAPTKGTHR; from the coding sequence ATGAACGCACGAGGCGCGGCCGCGGACCGGCACGTACCCGTGCTCCGCGACCGCATCGTCGAGCTGCTGGCCCCCGCCCTGCAGGAGCCGGGCGCCGTCTACGTCGACGGCACGCTCGGCATGGGCGGGCACGCCGAGGCGATCCTCCAGCACTGTCCGCAGGCCCGCGTGGTCGGCATCGACCGCGACACCGAGGCGCTCGAGCTCGCCGCCGAGCGGCTCGCGCCGTACGCGGACCGCACCACCTTCGTGCACGCCGTCTACGACGACGTCGACACCGCGCTGCGCGACCTCGGCATCGACGAGGCCCGCGCGATGCTCTTCGACCTCGGCGTCTCCTCGCTCCAGCTCGACGAGGCGGACCGGGGCTTCGCCTACGCCCAGGACGCCCCGTTGGACATGCGGATGGACCAGACCACGGGGATCACCGCGGCCGACGTGCTCAACACCTACGACGCCTCGGACCTCGAGCGGGTCCTGCGCGAGTACGGCGAGGAGCGCTTCGCGCGCAAGATCGCCGGAGCCGTCGTGCGCGAGCGCGAGGCGCAGCCCTTCGACCGCTCGGCCCGGCTGGTCGAGCTGCTCAAGAAGGTCGTGCCGGCCGCGTCGCAGAAGAGTGGTGGCCACCCCGGCAAGCGGACCTTCCAGGCCCTGCGCATCGAGGTCAACGCCGAGCTGTCCGTCTGGGCCCGGGCACTGCCCCGCGCCATCGACGCGCTCGCGGTGGGCGGCCGCATCGCGGTCCTGTCCTACCACTCGCTGGAGGACCGCATCACCAAGCGGGTCCTCGCCGAGGGCGCGCGCAGCAGCGCCCCGGCCGGCCTGCCGGTCGAGCTCCCCGAGCACGCGGCATACCTGCGCCTGCTGACCCGTGGCGCCGAGGAGGCGTCCGCGCAGGAGCAGGCCGACAACCCCCGATCCGCCTCGGTCCGCCTCCGCGCGGCCGAGCGCACCCGACCCACCCCGGCACCGACGAAGGGAACCCACCGATGA
- the mraZ gene encoding division/cell wall cluster transcriptional repressor MraZ: MFLGTHTPRLDDKGRLFLPAKFRDRMADGLVVTRGQERCLYVFPMEEFLRVTQQMQAAPTTSKAVRDFTRVFLSGASDEVPDKQGRVTIPANLRAYAGLTRECTVIGAGSRVEVWDTDAWNAYLESTEQGFADQSEEVIPGLL, from the coding sequence GTGTTCCTCGGTACCCACACGCCTCGCCTCGACGACAAGGGCCGGCTCTTCCTGCCCGCCAAGTTCCGCGACCGGATGGCCGACGGGCTGGTGGTGACCCGTGGGCAGGAGCGCTGCCTCTACGTCTTCCCGATGGAGGAGTTCCTGCGGGTCACGCAGCAGATGCAGGCCGCCCCGACGACGAGCAAGGCGGTCCGCGACTTCACCCGCGTCTTCCTGTCCGGTGCGAGCGACGAGGTGCCGGACAAGCAGGGGCGGGTGACCATCCCGGCCAACCTGCGCGCGTATGCCGGGCTCACCCGCGAGTGCACCGTCATCGGAGCCGGTAGCCGCGTGGAGGTCTGGGACACCGACGCCTGGAACGCCTACCTCGAGAGCACCGAGCAGGGCTTCGCCGACCAGTCCGAGGAGGTGATCCCCGGACTGCTCTGA
- a CDS encoding AAA family ATPase, with product MLSLPAGSPASLSQVSEVASRLARAMNSVIEGKPDVVHTAITVLLAEGHLLLEDVPGVGKTMLAKTLARSIDCSVRRVQFTPDLLPSDITGVSVFNQDVRDFEFRPGAIFANVVVGDEINRASPKTQSALLESMEEGQVTVDGQTYDLPRPFIVMATQNPIEMEGTYPLPEAQRDRFMARISLGYPSARAEVAMLDTHGQVSPLETLTPVTDAATVSAMVKAVRSVFTSDAIKQYVVDLSAATRSSSALRLGASPRATLHMLRAARAHAALEGRDHVLPDDVQAIVLPVLAHRLIPTGETQLARRSTGEVLQDLMRRVPVPAAGR from the coding sequence ATCCTGTCCCTGCCCGCGGGCTCCCCCGCCTCGCTCAGCCAGGTCAGCGAGGTGGCCTCGCGGCTGGCCCGCGCCATGAACTCGGTCATCGAGGGCAAGCCCGACGTCGTCCACACCGCCATCACCGTCCTGCTGGCCGAGGGGCACCTGCTGCTCGAGGACGTCCCCGGCGTCGGCAAGACGATGCTGGCCAAGACGCTCGCCCGGTCGATCGACTGCTCGGTGCGCCGGGTGCAGTTCACCCCCGACCTGCTGCCCAGCGACATCACCGGCGTGAGCGTCTTCAACCAGGACGTGCGCGACTTCGAGTTCCGCCCCGGCGCGATCTTCGCCAACGTCGTCGTCGGCGACGAGATCAACCGCGCCTCGCCCAAGACCCAGTCGGCCCTGCTGGAGTCGATGGAGGAGGGCCAGGTCACCGTCGACGGCCAGACCTACGACCTGCCGCGGCCGTTCATCGTCATGGCCACCCAGAACCCGATCGAGATGGAGGGGACGTACCCCCTGCCCGAGGCCCAGCGCGACCGGTTCATGGCCCGGATCTCCCTCGGCTACCCCTCCGCACGGGCGGAGGTGGCCATGCTCGACACCCACGGACAGGTCTCCCCCCTGGAGACCCTCACCCCCGTCACCGACGCCGCCACCGTGTCGGCGATGGTCAAGGCGGTCCGCTCGGTCTTCACCAGCGACGCCATCAAGCAGTACGTCGTCGACCTCTCGGCTGCCACGCGCTCGAGCAGCGCGCTGCGCCTCGGCGCCTCGCCGCGGGCCACCCTGCACATGCTCCGTGCGGCCCGCGCGCACGCCGCCCTCGAGGGCCGCGACCACGTGCTGCCCGACGACGTGCAGGCGATCGTGCTGCCGGTCCTGGCCCACCGGCTCATCCCCACCGGTGAGACCCAGCTCGCCCGCCGCAGCACGGGTGAGGTCCTGCAGGACCTCATGCGGCGCGTCCCCGTCCCCGCGGCCGGCCGCTGA
- a CDS encoding DUF58 domain-containing protein has product MRRLRDLLTTRGRAFVAAGATLVLCGIGLGFTDLTRIGVLLVALPLLSGMLMRRHDLRFSLERTAVPGRVQVDEKALVTLAIENAGAATSPLLMAEEQLDYALGDRPRFVVPRMRRGDRQEVHYTVRSHVRGRHRLGPLGVRLRDPFGLSTRVAAISGSSDVLVLPKILPLGGGRPAGSGVGAEGAIPHMVALHGEDDVSIRAYRDGDDLRRIHWPATAKTGDLMVRQEDRPARRRAVVVLDSRARGHHGSGTSSSFEWAVTACASVAVHLLAQAYAVHLVCDETAEDGRAASAMEVDPLLDVLAVAQSGRDDLFADVLQAAHPVTASGGLVLAVVTDLDEELARQVASLRQPGGTALAVVLDPDGFGATRRRHPHGTGELPCVPILQGAGWGVAVVGSGDDLATVWTALSGTGSRVVA; this is encoded by the coding sequence GTGCGAAGGCTTCGCGACCTCCTCACCACGCGAGGGCGGGCGTTCGTCGCCGCGGGCGCCACGCTGGTGCTCTGCGGCATCGGGCTCGGCTTCACCGACCTCACCCGCATCGGCGTCCTGCTCGTCGCCCTGCCCCTGCTCAGCGGCATGCTCATGCGTCGGCACGACCTGCGCTTCTCGCTCGAGCGCACCGCCGTGCCGGGCCGGGTGCAGGTCGACGAGAAGGCCCTGGTGACCCTCGCCATCGAGAACGCCGGCGCCGCCACCAGCCCCCTGCTCATGGCCGAGGAACAGCTCGACTACGCCCTCGGCGACCGCCCGCGGTTCGTCGTCCCGCGGATGCGCCGCGGGGACAGGCAGGAGGTCCACTACACGGTGCGCTCGCACGTGCGGGGCCGGCACCGCCTCGGTCCGCTCGGTGTGCGCCTGCGCGACCCGTTCGGGCTGAGCACCCGGGTCGCGGCGATCTCCGGGTCGAGCGACGTGCTCGTGCTGCCGAAGATCCTGCCGCTCGGCGGTGGCCGTCCCGCCGGCAGCGGGGTCGGCGCCGAGGGCGCGATCCCGCACATGGTGGCCCTGCACGGCGAGGACGACGTGTCGATCCGCGCCTACCGCGACGGCGACGACCTGCGCCGCATCCACTGGCCGGCGACCGCGAAGACCGGCGACCTCATGGTGCGCCAGGAGGACCGGCCGGCCCGCCGGCGCGCGGTCGTCGTGCTCGACTCCCGGGCCCGTGGCCACCACGGCAGCGGCACCTCGAGCTCGTTCGAGTGGGCCGTGACCGCGTGCGCCTCGGTGGCCGTCCACCTCCTCGCCCAGGCGTATGCCGTCCACCTCGTCTGCGACGAGACGGCCGAGGACGGGCGCGCCGCGAGCGCGATGGAGGTCGACCCGCTGCTCGACGTCCTCGCCGTCGCCCAGAGCGGGCGCGACGACCTGTTCGCCGACGTGCTGCAGGCCGCACACCCGGTGACGGCGTCCGGTGGGCTCGTGCTGGCCGTCGTGACCGACCTCGACGAGGAGCTCGCGCGCCAGGTCGCCTCGCTGCGCCAGCCCGGTGGCACCGCCCTGGCCGTGGTGCTGGACCCCGACGGGTTCGGGGCCACGCGTCGCCGGCACCCGCACGGCACGGGAGAGCTCCCGTGCGTGCCGATCCTGCAGGGCGCGGGCTGGGGCGTGGCGGTCGTGGGCTCCGGCGACGACCTGGCCACCGTCTGGACGGCGCTGTCCGGCACCGGGTCGCGGGTGGTCGCGTGA
- a CDS encoding DUF3488 and transglutaminase-like domain-containing protein has protein sequence MNRGRVADSVLAGLASAVVAWPLTTLFTPSTWIRPTLAMVVVVVLAGIAARSLTSSWLAVALTQLVGVALAAGWVYGRGHLWHGLPTPDMVLAFNRLLVDARETIQNYAAPAPTNRGVTLGIGLAIGAAAILVDHLAVMRRSPALAGLPLLTTFLISASNSGDALNPMYFVAAGAVWLVLLGRQGIASLRRWSTTVPLSASGRRHDDDRDGSFGYAAAGRSLAVAGLAVAVLLPVAIPHLPTRYLIDGLGRSQQATGFSDGQVGLRSTLDLTRSLENPSKAPVFSYTTNARLLSPLRIGVLETYQDDTWRPDAPDVQYARRSKVDLPQDLDPSVPRETYRVSVDDSRIEAPQIAAPTPVVSGDLGRVAWGVDANTSVVSVERAARSYSFTYLALNPTPETLAQPVQQLDGGLIPPDLRVDLAAKPAIEKAVREVVPKGATRIEAAQAIQKYLRTDGGFRYSLQVPDTVRNQFGQLERPDAITLFLRAKVGYCVQFATAMVMMAREAGIPARMAIGYLPGTASRGSYVVTGAEAHAWPELFFEGIGWLRFEPTPSGTQSTVAPPYSLQSTSPDTTAPTQSSTATSTPTATSTRPDGRNDPGASDATRSTSTSSGIADWFGGRGATIALWVLLGVLAGALGSLAVPLAARARRRRQLRHAADEAARVEVEWRSMVERIGDLGVLPPRGSTPRQVGAFYQREAYLEGEQSTALRRVVDGVERARYARPGSTALVDIRHESAAVVKAVSGVRRRRDRLRAVWWPTEGVVEWRERREALTGLVRRPWDRFLDWRAARRS, from the coding sequence GTGAACCGCGGGCGCGTCGCCGACTCCGTCCTCGCCGGGCTCGCCTCGGCCGTGGTCGCCTGGCCCCTGACGACGCTGTTCACCCCGAGCACCTGGATCCGACCGACCCTGGCGATGGTCGTCGTGGTCGTCCTGGCCGGCATCGCGGCGCGCAGCCTGACGAGCTCCTGGCTCGCCGTCGCCCTCACCCAGCTCGTCGGGGTGGCCCTGGCGGCGGGGTGGGTCTACGGTCGCGGCCACCTGTGGCACGGGCTGCCCACCCCCGACATGGTGCTCGCGTTCAACCGCCTGCTCGTCGACGCCCGCGAGACCATCCAGAACTACGCGGCCCCAGCCCCCACCAACCGTGGTGTCACGCTGGGGATCGGGCTGGCCATCGGGGCCGCGGCGATCCTGGTCGACCACCTCGCGGTGATGCGCCGCTCCCCCGCGCTGGCCGGCCTCCCGCTCCTCACGACCTTCCTCATCTCGGCGTCGAACTCCGGCGACGCCCTCAACCCCATGTACTTCGTCGCCGCCGGTGCCGTCTGGCTCGTGCTGCTCGGACGCCAGGGCATCGCCTCCCTGCGCCGGTGGAGCACCACGGTGCCGCTGAGCGCGTCCGGTCGCCGGCACGACGACGACCGCGACGGATCGTTCGGGTACGCGGCCGCCGGGCGCTCGCTGGCCGTGGCGGGCCTGGCCGTCGCCGTGCTCCTGCCGGTGGCCATCCCCCACCTCCCGACGCGCTACCTGATCGACGGCCTCGGCCGTTCCCAGCAGGCGACCGGCTTCAGCGACGGCCAGGTCGGCCTGCGCTCGACGCTCGACCTCACCCGCAGCCTGGAGAACCCGTCCAAGGCACCGGTGTTCAGCTACACGACGAACGCGCGGCTGCTCAGCCCGCTGCGGATCGGGGTCCTGGAGACCTACCAGGACGACACGTGGCGACCCGACGCCCCGGACGTGCAGTACGCGCGCCGCTCGAAGGTCGACCTCCCGCAGGACCTGGACCCCAGCGTCCCGCGCGAGACCTACCGGGTGTCGGTCGACGACTCCCGCATCGAGGCACCCCAGATCGCGGCGCCCACGCCGGTGGTCTCCGGCGACCTCGGCCGCGTCGCGTGGGGCGTCGACGCGAACACCTCGGTGGTGTCGGTGGAGCGGGCGGCCCGGTCCTACAGCTTCACCTACCTCGCCCTGAACCCCACCCCGGAGACCCTCGCGCAGCCCGTGCAGCAGCTCGACGGCGGGCTCATCCCCCCCGACCTGCGGGTCGACCTGGCAGCCAAGCCGGCGATCGAGAAGGCCGTCCGCGAGGTCGTGCCCAAGGGCGCGACGCGGATCGAGGCGGCACAGGCCATCCAGAAGTACCTGCGCACCGACGGCGGCTTCCGCTACTCCCTGCAGGTCCCTGACACCGTGCGGAACCAGTTCGGGCAGCTCGAGCGCCCCGACGCGATCACGCTGTTCCTGCGGGCCAAGGTCGGCTACTGCGTCCAGTTCGCGACCGCCATGGTGATGATGGCCCGCGAGGCCGGCATCCCCGCCCGCATGGCGATCGGCTACCTGCCGGGCACCGCCAGCCGCGGCAGCTACGTCGTCACGGGCGCCGAGGCCCACGCGTGGCCGGAGCTGTTCTTCGAGGGCATCGGCTGGCTGCGCTTCGAGCCCACCCCCTCCGGCACGCAGAGCACCGTCGCACCCCCGTACTCGCTGCAGTCCACCTCACCGGACACCACGGCACCGACCCAGTCCAGCACGGCCACGAGCACGCCCACCGCGACGAGCACCCGGCCCGACGGGCGCAACGACCCGGGGGCGAGCGACGCGACCCGCTCCACCTCCACCAGCTCGGGGATCGCCGACTGGTTCGGCGGACGCGGTGCGACGATCGCGCTGTGGGTGCTGCTGGGCGTCCTGGCCGGGGCGCTCGGGTCGCTCGCCGTGCCGCTCGCGGCCCGCGCGCGACGGCGGCGGCAGCTGCGGCACGCGGCGGACGAGGCGGCCCGGGTCGAGGTGGAGTGGCGCTCCATGGTCGAGCGCATCGGCGACCTGGGTGTCCTCCCACCGCGGGGCAGCACCCCACGTCAGGTGGGGGCGTTCTACCAGCGCGAGGCCTACCTCGAGGGCGAGCAGTCCACCGCGCTGCGCCGCGTGGTCGACGGGGTGGAGCGCGCGCGCTACGCCCGCCCCGGCTCGACGGCCCTCGTGGACATCCGCCACGAGAGCGCCGCCGTGGTCAAGGCGGTGTCGGGGGTGCGTCGCCGGCGCGACCGCCTCCGGGCGGTCTGGTGGCCCACGGAGGGCGTCGTGGAGTGGCGGGAGCGCCGGGAGGCCCTGACCGGGCTCGTGCGCCGTCCCTGGGACCGGTTCCTGGACTGGCGCGCCGCCCGCCGCAGCTGA